In Drosophila santomea strain STO CAGO 1482 chromosome 2L, Prin_Dsan_1.1, whole genome shotgun sequence, a single window of DNA contains:
- the LOC120452830 gene encoding acyl-CoA-binding domain-containing protein 5, with product MAAIEERFQAAVNVIKGLPKNGPYQPSTSMMLKFYGLFKQATEGGPDVDKKPGFWDIVGKAKWQAWNDNRHLTKEQAMQRYVESLQEIIETMSFTENVQNFVGSLDNLGNISLDELELVSPGMKELAESHPNSPFHSRTNSPQHGSSCNGEPEAPTTEAAAPLATSEKIKENGHSSPPLTNGYGPKSTSNYTQHDTHNFTSNSSVAIVEPSDDEYDDPYDLSHELTQAIAQNTDLLRQIQSAITRMNSDVGAVQQRVRSLEQSLNELRSGQKAAKGTVAQPRSLPAWWPFRNISPLWFAVLILWPFLVRRFARMLQSTPQRRH from the coding sequence ATGGCGGCGATTGAGGAGCGCTTCCAGGCGGCAGTCAATGTGATAAAGGGTCTGCCCAAAAATGGGCCCTACCAGCCCAGCACCAGCATGATGCTCAAGTTCTACGGGCTCTTCAAACAGGCCACCGAGGGAGGACCAGATGTGGACAAGAAGCCCGGCTTCTGGGACATCGTGGGCAAGGCCAAGTGGCAGGCATGGAACGACAACCGTCACTTGACCAAGGAGCAGGCCATGCAGCGGTACGTGGAGAGCCTGCAGGAGATCATCGAGACCATGTCGTTCACGGAGAACGTGCAGAACTTTGTGGGCAGCCTCGATAATCTGGGGAACATCAGTCTGGACGAACTGGAGCTGGTCTCGCCCGGCATGAAGGAGCTGGCCGAGTCGCATCCCAACTCGCCGTTCCACTCGCGCACCAACAGTCCCCAGCACGGATCCAGTTGCAATGGCGAGCCGGAGGCTCCGACGACGGAGGCTGCCGCACCACTGGCCACGTCCGAAAAGATAAAGGAGAATGGCCACAGCTCGCCGCCACTGACCAATGGCTATGGGCCTAAGTCAACCTCAAACTACACACAACACGACACGCACAATTTTACGAGCAACAGCAGCGTGGCCATCGTGGAGCCCTCAGACGATGAGTACGACGATCCCTACGATCTCAGCCACGAGTTGACCCAGGCTATTGCCCAGAACACGGACCTGCTGCGCCAAATCCAGTCGGCCATCACGCGGATGAACAGCGATGTGGGTGCAGTGCAGCAGCGCGTTCGCAGCCTGGAGCAGTCGCTCAACGAACTGCGCAGCGGCCAAAAAGCTGCGAAAGGAACGGTGGCCCAGCCACGATCACTGCCCGCCTGGTGGCCCTTCAGGAACATCTCCCCGCTGTGGTTTGCCGTCCTCATCCTGTGGCCTTTCCTGGTGAGACGGTTCGCGCGAATGCTCCAGTCCACGCCGCAGCGCAGGCACTGA
- the LOC120452837 gene encoding peroxiredoxin-6, with protein sequence MSGKALNIGDQFPNFTADTSVGQIDFYDWMQDSWAILFSHPADFTPVCTTELSRVAALVPEFQRRGVKPIALSCDTVASHKGWIEDIKSFDKLSSFDYPIIADDKRELALKFNMLDKDEINAEGIPLTCRAVFVVDEKKKLRLSILYPATTGRNFDEILRVIDSLQLTQTKSVATPADWKQGGKCMVLPTVKAEDIPKLFPDGIETIEVPSGKSYLRITPQP encoded by the exons ATGTCCGGAAAGGCTTTAAACATCGGTGATCAGTTCCCAAACTTTACGGCTGACACCAGCGTGGGACAGATCGATTTCTACGACTGGATGCAGGACAGCTGGGCCATTTTGTTCTCCCATCCGGCGGATTTCACACCAGTTTGCACCACGGAATTGTCGCGGGTGGCGGCTTTGGTGCCGGAATTCCAAAGGCGTGGCGTCAAGCCGATTGCCTTGTCCTGCGACACCGTGGCATCGCACAAGGGCTGGATCGAGGACATCAAGAGCTTTGACA AGCTAAGCTCCTTTGACTATCCCATCATTGCGGATGACAAGAGGGAACTGGCGCTCAAGTTTAATATGCTGGACAAGGACGAGATCAATGCTGAGGGCATTCCCCTCACGTGTCGCGCCGTTTTTGTTGTGGACGAGAAGAAGAAGCTCCGCCTATCCATCCTTTATCCTGCCACCACTGGGCGCAATTTCGA TGAAATCCTTCGAGTGATCGACTCGCTTCAGTTGACCCAAACCAAGAGCGTGGCCACGCCGGCAGATTGGAAACAGGGCGGAAAGTGCATGGTCTTGCCAACTGTCAAAGCCGAGGACATTCCAAAGCTCTTTCCCGATGGCATCGAAACCATTGAGGTTCCTTCCGGGAAGAGTTATCTGCGGATCACTCCACAGCCTTAA
- the LOC120452844 gene encoding N-alpha-acetyltransferase 38, NatC auxiliary subunit has translation MTDLSISGQQVLPPPTCTPAEPFRITTNAPHQMNDASLTPGRRKLQKWLGRVLRIVITDGRVLVGFFNCTDRDANIVLSMCAEYLVEGQEPRLLGNVMVPGQHIVSLNIDEPDPQSSLLVQ, from the coding sequence ATGACAGACCTGAGCATCAGCGGCCAGCAGGTGCTGCCCCCGCCCACATGCACACCCGCGGAACCCTTCCGCATCACAACGAACGCCCCGCACCAGATGAACGACGCCAGTTTGACGCCAGGACGCAGGAAGCTCCAGAAGTGGCTGGGTCGCGTGCTGCGGATCGTGATTACCGACGGCCGCGTGCTGGTGGGCTTCTTCAACTGCACGGACCGGGATGCCAACATCGTGCTGTCCATGTGCGCCGAGTACCTGGTGGAGGGCCAGGAGCCCCGGCTTCTGGGCAACGTCATGGTTCCCGGTCAGCACATTGTCTCCCTGAACATCGACGAGCCGGATCCGCAGTCCAGCCTGCTGGTGCAATAG